In the Oncorhynchus nerka isolate Pitt River linkage group LG2, Oner_Uvic_2.0, whole genome shotgun sequence genome, one interval contains:
- the LOC115132680 gene encoding calsequestrin-2-like: protein MQLLWLSLLPCLYLASLCSAEQGLEFPSFDGKDRVLHINERNYKKALKRFDMLCLLYHEPQPAHKGRQKQLQMTELVLELTAQVLEDKDIGFGMVDSQKDAKVAKKLGLEEEGSMYIFKDDRVIEFDGEFSADTLVEFLLDVLEDPVELISNPMELRAFERMEEDIRLIGYFKGEDSYYKAFQEASERFQPYIKFFATFDKATAKHLSLKMNEVNFYEPFMEEPAILPGRQLSEMEIVEFVHQHKRATLRKLRAEDMFETWEDNLDGIHIVAFAEEEDPDGYEFLEILKDVARDNTNNPELSIVWIDPDDFPLLTTYWEKTFKVNLFKPQIGVVNVTDADSVWLDMSNDEDLPTAEELEDWIEDVLSGKVNTEDDDDVKDDYDGVDREDRHQSDDHDDDYDDHDDSD from the exons ATGCAGCTCCTCTGGCTGTCCCTATTGCCCTGTCTGTACCTGGCCTCGCTGTGCTCTGCAGAGCAGGGACTGGAGTTCCCCAGCTTTGACGGGAAGGACCGCGTTCTGCACATCAACGAACGCAACTACAAGAAGGCTCTGAAGAGGTTTGACATGCTATGCCTACTCTACCATGAACCGCAGCCGGCTCACAAAGGCAGACAGAAGCAGCTTCAGATGACTGAGCTTGTGCTGGAG CTGACTGCACAGGTCCTGGAGGACAAGGACATTGGCTTTGGGATGGTTGACTCTCAGAAGGATGCCAAAGTTGCCAAGAAACTGG gtttggaggaggagggcagTATGTACATCTTCAAGGACGACCGTGTGATCGAGTTTGACGGGGAATTCTCAGCAGACACCCTGGTGGAATTCCTGCTGGAT GTGTTGGAGGACCCAGTGGAGCTCATCAGTAACCCTATGGAACTGAGGGCCtttgagaggatggaggaagacatACGCCTCATTGGTTACTTCAAGGGAGAGGACTCAT ACTACAAGGCGTTCCAGGAGGCCTCAGAGCGGTTTCAGCCCTACATCAAGTTCTTCGCCACATTCGACAAAGCT ACGGCGAAGCACCTTTCTCTGAAGATGAACGAGGTGAACTTCTATGAGCCCTTCATGGAAGAACCAGCCATCCTCCCTGGCAGGCAACTCTCAGAGATGGAGATAGTGGAGTTTGTCCACCAACACAAAAG GGCGACTCTGAGAAAGTTGCGTGCAGAGGACATGTTTGAGACGTGG GAGGATAACCTGGATGGGATCCACATCGTAGCCTTTGCTGAGGAGGAAGACCCAG ATGGTTATGAGTTCCTGGAGATCCTGAAAGACGTGGCCAGAGACAACACCAACAACCCTGAGCTCAGTATAGTGTGGATAGACCCTGATGACTTCCCACTG CTGACCACATACTGGGAGAAGACCTTCAAGGTGAACCTGTTTAAGCCTCAGATTGGAGTTGTGAACGTGACAGAT GCGGACAGTGTCTGGCTGGACATGTCCAACGATGAAGACCTGCCCACAGCTGAGGAACTGGAGGACTGGATCGAAGACGTGCTGTCTGGGAAGGTCAACACTGAGGATGACGATGATGTGAAGGACGATTATGACGGGGTTGACCGGGAGGATAGGCACCAGAGTGACGATCACGATGATGACTATGACGACCATGATGACAGTGACTAA